CGCGTGGGATCGGCGATGGCCGCGAAGACCGCGGCGGAATGCGTAACCATTGGGTTACATATATGACGAAGAAGAACGGGGCGCAAGCCCCGTCCTCCGGTCAGCACGTCAGCGCGAGACGTTGCTCACATCCGCGGCCGCCCCGAGCGCAGGTACTCCGCCGCCGCGTTCGCCATCAGGCGCACCCCCGTCTCGAGCGCCGCGTCATCACCCTGGAAGAGCGGCGAATGGTTCGACGCCGCGGTGCGCCAGTCGATCGCCGTCGGCGTCACGCCGAGTCCGAACACCACGCCGGGCACGCGCTCCTGGAACCGCGAGAAGTCCTCGGCCGGCATCGACGGCTTGCCCACCGAGACCTTCCCCGCCCCGACCGTGCGGCGGAGCACCGGCGCGAGGAACTCGGCGAGCGGGGTGTCATTCACCGTCGGCGGATACCCTTCGACGATCGTGACCTCCGCCGTCGCGCCCGACGCCTCGGCGATGTTGGTCGCCGTGCGACGCAGCCGCTCGTGCGCGATGCGGCGTGTCTCGGGGTTGAGCGAGCGGATGGTGCCGATCATCACCGCGGTGTCGGGGATGATGTTCTCGCGGAGTCCGCCGTGGAACGCGCCGACGGTCACCACGAGCGCCCCGTCGGCGAGATCCACCTGCCGGCTGACGATGGTCTGCACGCCGAGGAGGATCTGCGCGCCGACGACGAGCGGATCGACGCCCGCGGCCGGCATCGCGCCGTGCGTCTGCTTGCCGCGCACGACGATGCGGAAGTTGTCGGCGCTCGCCTGTCGCGGACCGGCGGACCACTCGACGGAGCCGAGTTCACCGGGGCCGACATGGAGCGCGAAGATCGCATCGACCTTGGGATTGTCCATGACCCCGGCGGCGATCATCGGGCCGGCGCCGCCGACGGGCGATCCCTCCTCGGCGGGCTGGAAGATGAACTTCACGGTGCCGGGCAGCTGCGCCTTCATCCCCGAGAGCACTTCGGCCGTGCCCATGAGGATCGCGACATGCATGTCGTGCCCGCAGGCGTGCATCACGCCGGTCTCGACGCCGTTGTAGACGGTGCGCGTGGTGGACTTGAAGGGCACGTCCACGAGTTCGGTGACGGGGAGCGCATCCATGTCGGCGCGGAGCGCGACGGTGGGGCCGGGACGGCCACCGCGCAGCGTGCCGACGACGCCGTTCCCGCCCACGCCGGTCTGCACCTCGAGTCCCAGCGCGCGCAGGTGCGCCGCGACGAGCGCGGCGGTGCGGGTCTCCTGGAACGAGAGTTCAGGATGCTGGTGGATGTCGTGCCGCCACTCGATCACGCGCGACGCCACGGCCTTCGCCCGGCGGTCGATCTCCTCGACGAGGGCGTCGGGGCGCTGCGCGGCGGCGGTGAGGGGCGAGGCGACGAGGACGAGGGCGATCAGGCGGGTGGTGAAGCGCATGCCGGCTCCGGCGAAGGGATGCCGGGCAATTTGCGCGCGGACCGAGGCCGCGGCCAACTTCCACGCATGCCGGGTGTCCCCGGCCTTCCCCCAGGATCCCCACATGACGCACTCCCTCGCTTGCGGCGCGCGCCGCGCCGCCTCGTTCGCGGCCCTCGCCCTCCTCGCGGCGCCGATGGCCGCACAGGACGTCGAGCGCACCAAGCAGTACGACTTCCGCATCGTCACCGTCGCGGAAGGCCTCGTGAGCCCATGGGGCTTCGCCTTCCTCCCCGGCGGCGACATCCTCGTCACGCAGCGCGGCGGTCAGGTGCGCATCGTGCGCTCCGGGAAGCTCCTCCCCGACACGGTGACCGGCGTGCCCCGCGTGCGCGCGAGCGGGCAGGGCGGCCTGCTCGATATCGTGCTGCATCCGAAGTTCGCGGAGAACAAGCTCGTCTACCTGAGCTACTCGAAGCCGAGCGAGGACGGGACGCAGGGCGCGACGGCAGTGGCGCGCGGGCGGTACGAGAACGGCCGCTTCGTCGACATGACCGACATCTTCGTCGCCAAGAACTGGTCCACCGGCCGCGGCCACTACGGCTCGCGACTCGCGTTCGACCGTGACGGGTTCCTCTTCATCTCCCTCGGCGACCGTCAGGTCCCGCCGACGGGCGACCTCGAGAAGCATCCGGCGCAGGATCTCGCCACGCACCACGGCAAGACGATCCGCCTGAAGGACGACGGCTCGGTGCCGGCGGACAATCCCTTCGTGAACACCGCAGGGGCGCTGCCGGAGATCTGGAGCTACGGGCATCGCAACATGCAGGGCATCGTGGTCCACCCGGAGACGAACCAGCTCTGGACGGTGGAGCATGGGCCGCAGGGCGGTGACGAACTCAACCTCGACGAGGCCGGCAAGAACTACGGCTGGCCGGTGATCGGCTTCG
This window of the Gemmatimonadota bacterium genome carries:
- a CDS encoding amidohydrolase, encoding MRFTTRLIALVLVASPLTAAAQRPDALVEEIDRRAKAVASRVIEWRHDIHQHPELSFQETRTAALVAAHLRALGLEVQTGVGGNGVVGTLRGGRPGPTVALRADMDALPVTELVDVPFKSTTRTVYNGVETGVMHACGHDMHVAILMGTAEVLSGMKAQLPGTVKFIFQPAEEGSPVGGAGPMIAAGVMDNPKVDAIFALHVGPGELGSVEWSAGPRQASADNFRIVVRGKQTHGAMPAAGVDPLVVGAQILLGVQTIVSRQVDLADGALVVTVGAFHGGLRENIIPDTAVMIGTIRSLNPETRRIAHERLRRTATNIAEASGATAEVTIVEGYPPTVNDTPLAEFLAPVLRRTVGAGKVSVGKPSMPAEDFSRFQERVPGVVFGLGVTPTAIDWRTAASNHSPLFQGDDAALETGVRLMANAAAEYLRSGRPRM
- a CDS encoding PQQ-dependent sugar dehydrogenase, whose product is MTHSLACGARRAASFAALALLAAPMAAQDVERTKQYDFRIVTVAEGLVSPWGFAFLPGGDILVTQRGGQVRIVRSGKLLPDTVTGVPRVRASGQGGLLDIVLHPKFAENKLVYLSYSKPSEDGTQGATAVARGRYENGRFVDMTDIFVAKNWSTGRGHYGSRLAFDRDGFLFISLGDRQVPPTGDLEKHPAQDLATHHGKTIRLKDDGSVPADNPFVNTAGALPEIWSYGHRNMQGIVVHPETNQLWTVEHGPQGGDELNLDEAGKNYGWPVIGFGVNYNSGLAIHTGTTRRGMEQPVNVWVPSIAVEGLLVYTGDKFPQWRGNFFVGGMAGQRLVRLTMDGTKVVDVENMLQRRGRIRAIQQGPDGFLYIAFEDQAGGPSKMVRLEPAPRR